In Nocardioides marinus, one DNA window encodes the following:
- a CDS encoding DEAD/DEAH box helicase, translating into MERYFADLPRDFLAVATPGAGKTTFALSVASELLGRRLIDRVIVVAPTEHLKLQWAEAAARAGIPIDPTFSAGKGRTSGDFVGVAVTYAGVAVNPLAMRIRTERFKTLVILDEVHHAGDALSWGEGVREAFEPAARRLCLTGTPFRSDVNPIPFVTYEPGPDGIPRSAADYTYGYSHALADHVVRPVLFLAYSGEMSWRTRAGDEVAARLGEPLTKDLTNQALRTALDPTGSWIPSVLAAADKRLSEVRRHVPDAGGLVIATDQDSARAYAKILRQVSGEAATVVLSDEKAASKKISAFAEDTSRWMVAVRMVSEGVDVPRLAVGVWATTTSTPLFFAQAVGRFVRARNRGEVASVFLPSVPNLLGFASEMEVQRDHVLGRKVQDEDDIFAAENDLLAAANAADGASDDLLGTFEAIGSEARFDHVLYDGATFGHEGEVQVGSEEEMDFLGIPGLLEPDQMRDLLRQRQADRAKSSKRAAPGADAAAEPARETVQETATHEQLAVLRRELNGLVGAWFHRTGQPHGVTHAALRKECGGPAAAVANADQLRARIDRVRDWATRKTS; encoded by the coding sequence TCATCGTGGTCGCGCCCACCGAGCACCTCAAGCTGCAGTGGGCCGAGGCGGCCGCCCGCGCCGGCATCCCGATCGACCCGACCTTCTCGGCCGGCAAGGGCCGTACCTCCGGCGACTTCGTCGGCGTCGCGGTGACCTACGCCGGCGTCGCGGTCAACCCGCTGGCGATGCGCATCCGCACCGAGCGGTTCAAGACGCTGGTGATCCTCGACGAGGTCCACCACGCCGGCGACGCGCTGTCGTGGGGCGAGGGCGTGCGGGAGGCGTTCGAGCCCGCCGCCCGCCGGCTGTGCCTGACCGGCACACCGTTCCGCTCCGACGTCAACCCGATCCCGTTCGTCACCTACGAGCCCGGGCCCGACGGCATCCCGCGCTCGGCGGCCGACTACACCTACGGCTACTCCCACGCACTGGCCGACCACGTGGTGCGCCCGGTGCTGTTCCTGGCCTACTCCGGGGAGATGAGCTGGCGCACCCGGGCCGGCGACGAGGTCGCCGCCCGGCTCGGCGAGCCGCTCACCAAGGACCTCACCAACCAGGCGCTGCGCACCGCGCTCGACCCGACCGGCTCGTGGATCCCGTCGGTCCTGGCGGCGGCCGACAAGCGGCTCTCCGAGGTGCGCCGCCACGTCCCGGACGCCGGGGGACTGGTGATCGCCACCGACCAGGACTCCGCCCGCGCGTACGCCAAGATCCTGCGCCAGGTCAGCGGCGAGGCGGCGACCGTCGTGCTGTCGGACGAGAAGGCCGCCTCGAAGAAGATCAGTGCCTTCGCCGAGGACACCTCGCGCTGGATGGTCGCGGTGCGGATGGTCTCCGAGGGCGTCGACGTGCCGCGGCTGGCCGTCGGGGTCTGGGCGACCACGACCTCGACGCCGCTGTTCTTCGCCCAGGCCGTCGGCCGCTTCGTCCGCGCCCGCAACCGGGGCGAGGTCGCGTCGGTCTTCCTGCCCTCGGTGCCCAACCTGCTCGGCTTCGCCTCCGAGATGGAGGTCCAGCGCGACCACGTCCTGGGCAGGAAGGTGCAGGACGAGGACGACATCTTCGCCGCCGAGAACGACCTGCTCGCCGCGGCCAACGCCGCCGACGGCGCCTCCGACGACCTGCTCGGCACCTTCGAGGCGATCGGCTCGGAGGCGCGCTTCGACCACGTGCTCTACGACGGTGCGACCTTCGGGCACGAGGGCGAGGTGCAGGTCGGCTCGGAGGAGGAGATGGACTTCCTCGGCATCCCCGGCCTGCTCGAGCCCGACCAGATGCGCGACCTGCTGCGCCAGCGGCAGGCCGACCGCGCGAAGTCGTCGAAGCGTGCGGCGCCCGGCGCGGACGCCGCCGCCGAGCCCGCCCGGGAGACGGTCCAGGAGACCGCGACCCACGAGCAGCTCGCCGTGCTGCGACGTGAGCTCAACGGCCTCGTCGGGGCGTGGTTCCATCGCACCGGCCAGCCCCACGGCGTCACCCACGCCGCGCTGCGCAAGGAGTGCGGCGGCCCGGCGGCCGCCGTCGCCAACGCCGACCAGCTGCGCGCCCGGATCGACCGGGTCCGCGACTGGGCGACCCGCAAGACCTCCTGA
- a CDS encoding PaaI family thioesterase — MTETQMPDLASMSGMEQLQAMSDGLLPPAPIAETLGMVNFGGELGSISVELVPERRHYNPLGTVHGGVLSTLLDTAAACSVHSTLAPGEGYTSLDLTVKFLRPATEASGRLRAVGRVVSRGRRTALAEAQLVDEAGKLVAHATSSCMIFPA, encoded by the coding sequence ATGACCGAGACCCAGATGCCCGACCTCGCCTCGATGAGCGGGATGGAGCAGCTCCAGGCCATGAGCGACGGTCTGCTCCCGCCGGCGCCGATCGCCGAGACACTGGGGATGGTCAACTTCGGCGGCGAGCTCGGCTCCATCTCCGTCGAGCTGGTGCCCGAGCGGCGGCACTACAACCCGCTCGGCACCGTCCACGGGGGCGTGCTCTCCACGTTGCTGGACACCGCCGCGGCCTGCTCGGTCCACTCGACCCTGGCGCCGGGGGAGGGCTACACCTCCCTCGACCTGACGGTGAAGTTCCTGCGGCCCGCCACCGAGGCCTCGGGTCGCCTCCGGGCGGTCGGGCGCGTGGTCTCCCGCGGTCGGCGGACGGCGCTCGCCGAGGCCCAGCTCGTCGACGAGGCCGGCAAGCTGGTCGCCCACGCCACGTCGAGCTGCATGATCTTCCCCGCCTGA
- a CDS encoding winged helix-turn-helix transcriptional regulator has product MPTSPVHPTSPPAMAWSTDNCTVGRTMAILGERWTVVVLREVFNGVRRFDDIRRHSGIPRQVLSNRLASLVDEGILRREPYRPEGGGRTRHEYRPTAKGLDLYLVMVAVAEWGDRYLADPEGPPVEFVHRDCGEQVHPVVECAAGHRVERPRDVVSRPGPGAKPFAG; this is encoded by the coding sequence ATGCCCACATCCCCCGTCCACCCCACGAGCCCGCCGGCGATGGCGTGGAGCACCGACAACTGCACCGTCGGCCGCACGATGGCTATCCTGGGCGAGCGGTGGACGGTGGTCGTCCTGCGCGAGGTCTTCAACGGCGTACGCCGCTTCGACGACATCCGGCGCCACAGCGGCATCCCCCGCCAGGTCCTGAGCAACCGGCTCGCCTCGCTGGTCGACGAGGGCATCCTGCGTCGCGAGCCGTACCGCCCCGAGGGTGGCGGCCGCACCCGCCACGAGTACCGGCCCACTGCCAAGGGCCTGGACCTCTACCTCGTGATGGTGGCCGTGGCCGAGTGGGGCGACCGCTACCTCGCCGACCCCGAGGGACCGCCGGTGGAGTTCGTCCATCGCGACTGCGGCGAGCAGGTGCACCCCGTCGTCGAGTGCGCCGCCGGCCACCGGGTCGAGCGCCCCCGCGACGTCGTCAGCCGGCCCGGTCCGGGCGCCAAGCCGTTCGCGGGGTAG